The Halosimplex litoreum genome has a window encoding:
- a CDS encoding DUF5809 family protein, whose amino-acid sequence MDTEGTIAPATAAAARERYEALGSTAQVVVKETAKAMEMDAEEYRDRVTSDVVETARDALFASMLEVRVGSRETFDDWVAENDDYEVREVGSENVDSVVWHAAPAAETVVAATFHQEREAAVGTLRRQAFGRIYREMVVDGDGAGSDESGGATDEAGDE is encoded by the coding sequence ATGGACACCGAGGGGACGATCGCGCCGGCGACCGCCGCCGCGGCCCGCGAGCGCTACGAAGCGCTCGGGTCGACGGCGCAGGTCGTCGTCAAGGAGACCGCGAAAGCCATGGAGATGGACGCCGAGGAGTACCGCGACCGCGTGACGAGCGATGTCGTCGAGACCGCCCGCGACGCACTGTTCGCCTCCATGCTGGAGGTCCGCGTCGGCTCGCGCGAGACATTCGACGACTGGGTCGCCGAGAACGACGACTACGAAGTCCGCGAGGTCGGTAGCGAGAACGTCGACAGCGTCGTCTGGCACGCCGCGCCGGCCGCCGAGACGGTCGTCGCCGCCACGTTTCACCAGGAACGGGAGGCCGCCGTCGGCACACTCCGCCGGCAGGCGTTCGGTCGAATCTATCGCGAGATGGTCGTCGACGGCGACGGGGCCGGATCCGACGAGTCCGGTGGTGCCACGGACGAAGCGGGCGACGAGTAG
- a CDS encoding Fic family protein, with protein MKDGYDLPSSAPGQYMPLRTSERLPKAYFPDRLPPAVELSDDIVNEVSRAMWALGRLEGLGSEIDNPGAVFSSFVYKEAEQSSRVEGTAVTVSDIYRYDVDELEIREPIETGHEADVREARNYIGALDDAISFLRTAGIERESITTELVKSLHEQLLVEGRSKDDDPLPGEYRPGYAVIEEESPQGLGKRIRFVPPKPDGVERLMDDLERFVQQGSDWPDLVDIAVAHYQFETIHPFKDGNGRVGRLLVVLMLVASGLLHYPMLYLSSYIERYRTEYADRLLAVSEEGAWDEWLQFFLRGIREQAEEAFVRARLLVERRTEYERRYADAAKSVRRLSLALFEDPYFTVREASERIGVVYQTANNAVDELEADGAVEEITGNEQNRVFRAAEIMDIVERPANTLPNPDELVDIQQAWKLPER; from the coding sequence ATGAAAGACGGATACGATCTCCCGTCGAGTGCACCCGGTCAATACATGCCGCTGCGGACCAGCGAACGGCTCCCGAAGGCGTACTTCCCGGACAGGTTGCCGCCAGCAGTAGAACTCTCTGACGATATTGTAAACGAGGTCTCGAGAGCGATGTGGGCCCTCGGGCGGCTCGAAGGGCTCGGGAGCGAGATCGACAATCCCGGCGCGGTGTTCAGTTCGTTCGTCTACAAAGAAGCCGAACAGTCCTCTCGGGTCGAGGGGACGGCCGTCACGGTCTCGGACATCTATCGCTACGATGTCGACGAACTCGAGATACGAGAGCCGATCGAGACCGGTCACGAGGCCGATGTCAGAGAGGCCCGGAATTACATCGGGGCGCTCGACGACGCGATCTCGTTTCTCCGGACCGCCGGTATCGAACGGGAGAGCATCACGACGGAACTCGTCAAGTCGCTCCACGAGCAGCTCCTCGTGGAGGGTCGATCGAAAGATGACGACCCGCTTCCGGGGGAGTACCGGCCGGGGTACGCCGTGATCGAGGAGGAGAGTCCGCAGGGGTTGGGGAAGCGAATCCGGTTCGTCCCACCGAAACCCGATGGGGTCGAGCGACTGATGGACGACCTCGAACGGTTCGTCCAGCAGGGCTCCGACTGGCCGGACCTAGTCGACATCGCGGTCGCACACTACCAGTTCGAGACGATACACCCGTTCAAAGACGGCAACGGACGGGTCGGCCGACTGCTCGTCGTCCTCATGCTCGTCGCCAGCGGCTTGCTCCACTACCCGATGCTCTACCTGAGTTCCTACATCGAACGCTACCGGACCGAGTACGCCGATCGGTTGCTCGCCGTGAGCGAGGAAGGCGCGTGGGACGAGTGGCTTCAGTTCTTCTTACGGGGTATCCGCGAGCAGGCCGAGGAGGCGTTCGTCCGTGCGAGGCTGCTCGTCGAGAGGCGAACGGAGTACGAGCGACGATACGCCGACGCGGCCAAGTCCGTTCGCCGACTGTCGCTGGCACTGTTCGAAGACCCGTACTTCACGGTCCGGGAAGCCAGCGAGCGGATCGGCGTCGTCTACCAGACCGCGAACAACGCCGTCGACGAACTCGAAGCGGACGGCGCCGTCGAGGAGATAACGGGCAACGAACAGAACCGGGTTTTCAGAGCGGCAGAGATCATGGACATCGTCGAACGACCCGCGAACACGCTCCCGAACCCGGACGAACTCGTGGACATCCAGCAGGCGTGGAAGCTCCCCGAGCGATAG
- a CDS encoding NUDIX hydrolase, with product MTDDGEPAEPTPASAADLADPPADAGADWALLDTEVVWENPYFSAGYDEYRQPDGAVSRYYWIDPGDFVAVVAETAGGDLLLLEQYDARLDRSLLTVPGGAVDDGESFVDAGVRELREETGFRAGEAELLEVFEPTAWTRMRQAVVYATDLVPGAVDREGGEDIEVFAVPAEEAVAAVRSRDVPFAAPLTSLLVARDEGLL from the coding sequence GTGACCGACGACGGCGAACCCGCCGAACCGACGCCAGCGAGCGCAGCCGACCTCGCCGACCCGCCCGCCGACGCCGGCGCCGACTGGGCGCTCCTCGACACCGAGGTCGTCTGGGAGAACCCCTACTTCAGCGCCGGCTACGACGAGTACCGCCAGCCCGACGGCGCGGTGAGCCGCTACTACTGGATCGACCCCGGCGACTTCGTGGCCGTCGTCGCCGAGACGGCCGGCGGCGATCTCCTCCTGCTCGAACAGTACGACGCCCGGCTCGATCGGTCGCTGCTCACGGTCCCCGGCGGCGCGGTCGACGACGGCGAGTCGTTCGTCGACGCGGGCGTCCGCGAGTTACGCGAGGAGACCGGCTTCCGGGCCGGTGAGGCCGAACTGCTGGAGGTGTTCGAACCCACGGCGTGGACCCGGATGCGGCAGGCCGTCGTCTACGCGACCGACCTGGTACCCGGGGCCGTCGACCGCGAGGGCGGCGAGGACATCGAGGTGTTCGCCGTCCCCGCCGAGGAGGCCGTGGCCGCCGTTCGGTCCCGCGACGTTCCGTTCGCCGCCCCACTCACCTCTCTGCTGGTCGCCCGCGACGAGGGGCTGCTGTAG
- a CDS encoding NUDIX hydrolase, which yields MSPPDPPWADDDPEWPVREAVVAWETPFCEAGYDVVRRPDGTEGEYYWLASADAAAVLALTDDDELVMVEQYRPRYRQRSLGLPGGFVEDGEDPAAAAARELREETGFVADDLSHLETHTLSPWTRYVRHVYVATDLDRGERDLDDGEYIDVQTVPADEAIDRLRDREGPSKGITLTGLLLAREEGYL from the coding sequence GTGAGTCCGCCGGACCCGCCCTGGGCGGACGACGACCCCGAGTGGCCGGTCCGCGAAGCGGTCGTCGCCTGGGAGACGCCGTTTTGCGAGGCGGGCTACGACGTGGTCAGGCGACCGGACGGAACTGAGGGCGAGTACTACTGGCTCGCCTCCGCCGACGCGGCGGCCGTCCTCGCGCTCACCGACGACGACGAGCTCGTTATGGTCGAGCAGTACCGACCGCGCTACCGCCAGCGATCGCTCGGCCTTCCGGGCGGGTTCGTCGAAGACGGCGAGGACCCGGCGGCGGCGGCCGCGCGCGAACTGCGCGAGGAGACCGGATTCGTCGCCGACGATCTGTCGCACCTCGAAACGCACACGCTGTCGCCGTGGACGCGGTACGTCCGCCACGTGTACGTCGCCACCGACCTCGACCGCGGCGAGCGCGACCTCGACGACGGCGAGTACATCGACGTGCAGACGGTCCCCGCCGACGAAGCTATCGACCGACTCCGCGACCGCGAGGGTCCGTCGAAGGGGATCACGCTCACCGGATTGTTGCTCGCTCGCGAGGAGGGGTATCTGTGA
- a CDS encoding NUDIX hydrolase: MNDPEDADHGAGHEDGETVAPAAGEPVREPDHDWPVTDRATEYETGWYTGGYDRVEQPDGSEKSYYWAELPDAVVVVARSGDELVLVDQYRPVIGEQCLELPAGIVEDGESFTTAGARELREETGFDPAGISLIEDFWCSTGVLRHRRGIVFAEGLEPVERKLDGNEFLSVTTVPIDDALDVARREPANDATIEGILLAKEDGLL; the protein is encoded by the coding sequence ATGAACGACCCCGAGGACGCAGATCACGGTGCGGGCCACGAAGACGGGGAGACGGTTGCCCCCGCCGCCGGTGAACCGGTCCGCGAACCCGACCACGACTGGCCGGTCACCGACCGCGCGACCGAGTACGAGACCGGCTGGTACACCGGCGGCTACGACCGCGTCGAGCAGCCCGACGGCAGCGAGAAGTCCTACTACTGGGCCGAACTCCCCGACGCCGTCGTCGTCGTCGCGCGGTCCGGCGACGAGCTCGTCCTCGTCGACCAGTACCGCCCCGTCATCGGCGAGCAGTGTCTCGAACTCCCCGCCGGCATCGTCGAGGACGGCGAGTCGTTCACGACCGCCGGCGCCCGCGAACTGCGCGAGGAGACCGGCTTCGACCCCGCCGGGATCTCCCTGATCGAGGACTTCTGGTGTTCGACCGGAGTGTTGCGCCACCGCCGGGGGATCGTCTTCGCCGAGGGACTCGAACCGGTCGAACGCAAGCTCGACGGCAACGAGTTCCTCTCGGTGACGACGGTCCCCATCGACGACGCGCTCGACGTGGCCCGGCGCGAACCCGCCAACGACGCCACCATCGAGGGGATCCTGCTCGCCAAGGAAGACGGACTGCTGTGA
- a CDS encoding metallophosphoesterase family protein, whose protein sequence is MELAVISDTHIPSRARRIPEAFRERIRAADHVIHAGDFDSEGTLADVQDLAPELTAVAGNTDPSIGLPERVTVEFGGVTFVVLHGTGSKRGWADRVATAVREEADEPRLGVAGHTHRVFDSEVHGVRVLNPGSATGAAPADRATMLTVEAADGELDVTVHEG, encoded by the coding sequence ATGGAACTCGCCGTTATCAGCGATACGCACATCCCCTCGCGGGCCCGGCGGATCCCCGAGGCGTTCCGCGAGCGGATCCGCGCGGCCGACCACGTGATCCACGCCGGCGACTTCGACTCGGAGGGGACGCTGGCCGACGTACAGGATCTGGCTCCCGAACTGACCGCGGTGGCCGGCAACACGGATCCGTCGATCGGTCTCCCCGAGCGAGTCACCGTCGAGTTCGGCGGCGTCACGTTCGTCGTCCTCCACGGTACCGGCTCCAAGCGCGGTTGGGCGGACCGGGTCGCGACGGCCGTCCGCGAGGAGGCCGACGAGCCACGCCTCGGCGTCGCCGGCCACACTCATCGGGTGTTCGACAGTGAGGTCCACGGTGTGCGCGTGCTGAATCCCGGGAGCGCGACCGGCGCTGCCCCCGCCGACCGGGCGACGATGCTGACCGTCGAGGCGGCCGACGGCGAGCTCGACGTGACCGTCCACGAAGGCTGA
- a CDS encoding NUDIX domain-containing protein — translation MTGDSDPGTDADAAGQDGLDEIHVVTVFLRNEGAILLLRRSDAVGSYSGHWGAVAGHAECEARPRGASRIRERGVSDAERLASEGDPDAAAYEEIREETGLDPDADTALVRRGDPFAVVDDDLGKRWVVHPSLFDSATRSVDPNEETDQFEWVAPTAILRRKTVPDLWRSYDRVRPTIETVAADADHGSAWLSLRALEVLRDEAALAAERADHVDSWSQLTTLARDLLDARPSMAVVANRVNRAMDAAAEAATPAALEAAAFEGTELSKAADADAAAFAADRVPDRIATLSRSGTVATAVERADPEAVLVAESRPGREGVGTAERLAERTDATVTLTTDAALADRLAATDVGAVVVGADTVLPDGRVLNKVGTRAAAAVAAAEGIDCYVVAASDKIAAAEAHVDGADPAEADGVDREERDPVELYDGDASVAVANPTFDVTPPDLIDAVVTERGALDPVGTREVAEEHRALAAWDE, via the coding sequence ATGACCGGTGACAGCGATCCGGGGACGGACGCCGACGCCGCAGGCCAGGACGGTCTCGACGAGATCCACGTCGTGACGGTGTTCCTCCGCAACGAAGGGGCGATCCTCCTCCTCCGCCGGAGCGACGCGGTCGGCTCCTACAGCGGGCACTGGGGCGCCGTCGCGGGCCACGCAGAGTGCGAGGCGCGACCACGGGGAGCGTCTCGGATACGCGAGCGGGGAGTGAGCGACGCGGAGCGACTCGCGAGCGAGGGCGATCCGGACGCCGCAGCGTACGAAGAGATACGGGAGGAGACGGGGCTCGACCCCGACGCCGACACCGCGCTGGTTCGGCGGGGAGACCCCTTCGCAGTCGTCGACGACGACCTCGGCAAGCGCTGGGTCGTCCACCCGTCCCTCTTCGACTCCGCGACTCGATCGGTCGACCCGAACGAGGAGACCGACCAGTTCGAGTGGGTGGCGCCGACGGCGATCCTGCGCCGGAAGACGGTCCCCGATCTGTGGCGCTCCTACGACCGCGTGCGGCCGACGATCGAAACCGTCGCCGCCGACGCCGACCACGGGTCGGCCTGGCTCTCGCTGCGAGCGCTCGAGGTGCTCCGCGACGAGGCGGCGCTGGCGGCCGAGCGAGCCGACCACGTCGACTCGTGGTCGCAGCTCACGACACTCGCTCGCGACCTGCTCGACGCCCGCCCGTCGATGGCCGTCGTCGCCAACCGAGTCAACCGAGCGATGGACGCCGCCGCCGAGGCGGCCACACCGGCGGCCCTCGAAGCGGCTGCCTTCGAAGGTACCGAACTATCGAAGGCCGCAGACGCCGATGCAGCCGCTTTCGCGGCCGATCGGGTCCCGGACCGAATCGCCACGCTGTCGCGGTCGGGGACGGTCGCGACGGCGGTCGAGCGGGCGGACCCGGAGGCGGTACTGGTCGCCGAGTCGCGGCCCGGCCGGGAGGGTGTCGGGACCGCCGAGCGGCTCGCCGAGCGGACGGACGCGACGGTGACGCTCACGACCGACGCGGCGCTGGCCGACCGGCTGGCGGCGACGGATGTCGGGGCGGTCGTCGTCGGCGCCGACACGGTGCTTCCGGACGGTCGGGTCCTCAACAAGGTCGGGACGCGAGCGGCTGCCGCCGTCGCCGCGGCCGAGGGGATCGACTGCTACGTCGTCGCCGCGAGCGACAAGATCGCGGCGGCCGAAGCGCACGTCGACGGCGCCGACCCCGCAGAGGCCGACGGCGTCGACCGCGAGGAGCGCGACCCAGTTGAACTGTACGACGGCGACGCGTCCGTCGCCGTCGCGAATCCGACCTTCGACGTGACGCCTCCCGACCTGATCGACGCGGTCGTCACCGAGCGCGGCGCGCTGGACCCGGTCGGGACCCGCGAGGTCGCAGAGGAACACCGCGCGCTGGCCGCGTGGGACGAGTAG
- a CDS encoding rhodanese-like domain-containing protein, which produces MDGEISGEELQELLDTNGDGDPADDLRIVDIRNPGSFQRGHIPGSENIPANQLTDRVEELDGADRVVTVCPMGKSSVQAARLVGSYEGVDGPVESLHGGLNDWDGPLDAAETTDSDEGPASPF; this is translated from the coding sequence ATGGACGGCGAGATCTCCGGCGAGGAACTGCAGGAGCTACTGGACACGAACGGCGACGGCGATCCCGCCGACGACCTCCGGATCGTCGACATCCGGAACCCGGGCTCGTTCCAGCGCGGGCACATCCCCGGCAGCGAGAACATCCCGGCGAACCAACTCACCGACCGCGTCGAGGAACTCGACGGCGCCGACCGCGTCGTGACGGTCTGCCCGATGGGTAAATCCAGCGTCCAGGCCGCCCGCCTGGTCGGCTCCTACGAGGGCGTCGACGGTCCCGTCGAGAGCCTCCACGGCGGACTCAACGACTGGGACGGGCCGCTCGACGCCGCCGAGACGACCGACAGCGACGAAGGGCCTGCGTCGCCGTTCTGA
- a CDS encoding MBL fold metallo-hydrolase produces MTVRHDGITVEWLGYATLRFAGEDTVVYTDPGRYGVLTGEWEPDTEGIGHPPARNYRPEDADVVCLTHVHHYDPEGVERVANEDTTVVAFEGIEAGVEDRQLPPLDSLSCEVVTVGDKEVVNVDDVQLWTVPAYNEEDGPHTRPDGTPFHPEGFGCGFLVDVEGKRVLYPGDTDALGPHQNVEVSVFCPPIGPRFTMDRHEAAVLAARMQPELVVPVHYNTFSTLETDSREFAADVAEAGVPVALDER; encoded by the coding sequence ATGACCGTGCGCCACGACGGGATCACCGTCGAGTGGCTGGGCTACGCCACGTTGCGGTTCGCCGGCGAGGACACCGTCGTCTACACCGATCCCGGGCGATACGGCGTCCTCACGGGCGAGTGGGAACCCGACACCGAAGGGATCGGCCACCCGCCGGCGCGGAACTACCGCCCGGAAGACGCCGACGTGGTGTGTCTCACGCACGTCCACCACTACGACCCCGAGGGCGTCGAACGCGTCGCGAACGAGGACACGACGGTCGTCGCCTTCGAAGGTATCGAAGCGGGAGTCGAAGATCGCCAACTCCCGCCGCTGGATTCACTGTCCTGCGAGGTCGTGACGGTCGGTGACAAAGAGGTGGTGAACGTCGACGACGTCCAGCTCTGGACGGTGCCGGCGTACAACGAGGAGGACGGGCCACACACCCGCCCCGACGGCACGCCGTTCCACCCCGAAGGCTTCGGCTGTGGCTTCCTCGTCGACGTCGAGGGCAAGCGAGTGCTCTACCCCGGCGACACGGACGCGCTCGGCCCCCACCAGAACGTCGAGGTGTCGGTGTTCTGCCCGCCCATCGGTCCGCGGTTCACGATGGACCGCCACGAGGCCGCCGTCCTCGCCGCTCGCATGCAGCCCGAGCTCGTCGTCCCCGTCCACTACAACACCTTCTCCACCCTCGAAACCGACTCCCGGGAGTTCGCCGCCGACGTGGCCGAGGCCGGCGTCCCCGTCGCCCTCGACGAGCGCTGA